A window of Equus przewalskii isolate Varuska chromosome 18, EquPr2, whole genome shotgun sequence contains these coding sequences:
- the LOC139077041 gene encoding cytochrome c oxidase subunit NDUFA4, whose product MLRHILGQAKKHPSLIPLFIFIGAGGTGAALYVLRLAMFNPDVSWDRKNNPEPWNKLGPNDQYKFFSVNVDYSKLKKEGPDF is encoded by the coding sequence ATGCTCCGCCACATCCTCGGTCAGGCCAAGAAACATCCGAGCTTGATccctctctttatctttattgGAGCGGGAGGTACTGGAGCAGCGCTCTATGTCTTGCGCCTGGCGATGTTCAATCCAGATGTCAGTTGGGACAGAAAGAATAACCCAGAACCCTGGAACAAACTGGGTCCCAATGATCAATACAAGTTCTTCTCGGTGAATGTAGATTACAGCAAACTGAAGAAAGAAGGTCCAGACTTCTAA